ATGGGCATCGGTGAGAGCTTGCTTTGCCTTCGCCAGGCGCTGAGAAAACTGCTGCTGCAGAGCGAGAAGATCTTCCAGCGAGAGCTTTCGACGCCATTGGCGATTGGTTGTAGTGATCAATTCATGGATATCTGGCCAAAGGGAGAGTTCGGGCTGGATGTCAGCACCATGGGCTGCCAAAGCGATGAGGTCGCGTCGCATGAGGCTGAGCGCTTCGCGAAGGCGCCTGATTTCTTCTTCACCTTGGCGAGCCGTGTCTGCGGCCTGGCGAATTTCGACAGAACGATGGAGTAGGGGGGAAAGATCGAAGCCGAAGGCTACGCGAGACTTTTTGTCATTGCGGCAATAGCGCTTTCCATTTGGACTGTCGCGTCGCGCAATGATCCCCGCTGAAACTAGGTTCGCGAGATGCCGACGCATGGTCGAATCAGCCATGCCGTTCAGCCGCTCGCAAATGGACTTGTTCGACGGAAAAACAACCATCTCCGACCCGTCAGCAAGTTCGTCGTGGGGAAAGTAGCTGATTAGCCCTTGTAGAACCGTCAGGTCGCGTTCGCTGAGATCGAAGGCAGCTTTCGCTTTGGACAGCTCTCTGAACAGCTCCCATTTGTTTTGGGGGCGAAACGGCTTTGTCGTTAGCGAATTCGTGTTCTGGCCTTGCATGCGGCCGTACGAGATCGGCCGCATAAACGGCGAAAGGGGAATGTAATCCATCTTTTCGATCACGAAGACAAAAAATACCCGGCCCGCGAATCGAATGACTCTTGCGGGGTAAGCGGCGGGTCGCTAAATTCAGAAGTGCGAAAACTGAGAGTAGCGGGTTCGCCTGCTATGACCTGATAGGGTCTCGCGAAGTTAGCTTCGCGGGGCCTTTTCTTTTGCCTGTATCGTGCCTCCTTCTTTTTGTGTTGCTCGTCCTCAGTCTTCCTTGCGCTTCCAGCGCTTGTGAAGTTCGTTAATCAGAGTGGAGGCGTTGAGCTCAATCCACTTGATAAAGTCTGGCTCGGTTGTTTGCAGATCAAGCTTCAGTCGCTTGCCGCGGCTCGAGGTTTTTATGATCGCTGAGCCCACACCGTCGATATGAAGCGACGGGGCATTTGCCGAGGGGGCTATGCGGACCTGGGTGGGCTTGCCTGCTTCGGACAAGACCGCAAGGAAGGCGTCATCAGATGACTGTTGCGAGGGCAGGGCGGTCCGCTTGGCCCGCAAGGCAGCTTCTATGAGGCGAGACCGATCGCTTGGATCCGCGGAAATCGATTTCTTCAACTCTTCCCAGCGTGGCCTGCCAATACCGGGTGCAGGCCCGATAACTTGGATCAGGTCCTCGCCAACAGCACGCACGACACTCAAGAGTTGTGAAACCCCGGCTTCGGTTAGTCCTAGAATTTCGGCGACACTCTTGTTTGTACGCTCTGCACTTTCCAGTTGATTTCCATCCAGTAGCGCCGATGCGACAAGTGCGCGCTCGATAAAACTCAGATCCCTTCGTTCCAAGTTCTCTATCAATTGATCTTTCAGGGCCTGCTCGTCGTCAAGCTCGGCCACGATCGCCCGGACTGGCTTTCCAAGCAAACGGCATGCTTCAAGCCGCCTGCGGCCATAGATGAGCCGATAGCGGTCGCCAGCCAGCGGGCGGACGAGAACTGGGACACGTTGTCCATTCTGTTCGATGGAGTTCTTGAGGCCGTCGACATCAAGGTCCAGACGGTCGGAGAGTCGGCCATCGATTTCGATCTGACCGGCGTCAAGCTCAGAGATACCACCGCGAAGTCGCCGTGCGCCTTGCACATCGGGTGCGCTGAACAGGGTGCTGAGGGCTGGATTGACCTGTCCCAGTCGGGGTTTTCTAGACATCGCGCCCCCAATTCCGTTGAATGAGTTGGGTAATCTCGTCGTTCACAGCATTCATTGAGTCGATCGCGCGGTCGAATGTCGTTCGCGTGAAGTCCTTTCGATCGACTTCGTAGAGGGTCTGTTTGGTCAGGCCCGCATCCGAGATCGCCGTCGATTCAACCATATGGTTGACGAGGACGGAGCGTCCGAAAAGACTCCGAATGAATGCAATGACCTCAGTTTGCGGTGCATCGCCCACTTTGTACCGTGTTGGCAGAAAGCGCAGCCAATCGTAGTTGAGATTGGCACCGGCCTCGCGAATGACCCCGAGAAGATCCGATGTCATTCGCAGGAACTGTGACATCGACATGAGGTCGAGCATCTGCGGATGGACGGTCACGAGCACCCCTGTCGACGCTGACAAGGCAGACATCGTGAGAAAGCCGAGCTGAGGAGGGCAGTCAATGACCACGACATCGTAGTCTGCCTCCACCTCATCGATCACGTCACGAACGCGCGTAAAGAATGCACGGGCGCCGCCGCGTTGAATGGCTGCAGGAGTTTCGTGCTCAAACTCCATCAGTTCCAAGTTTCCAGGAATCAGGTCGAGACCATGGATGTAAGTTTTGCGGATCACGTCCGAGATGGGAACTGGTTCGCTATATCGCACCGCATCGTATAGGGTGCCGCCTTCCATCAGATCGATTTCGGGCTGAATGCCATGTAGCGCAGAAAGGGATGCCTGCGGATCCAGATCGATCGCCAACACCCTGAACCCTTTTAGGGCCAGTCGCTGCGCAAGATGGGCGGAGGTAGTGGTTTTCCCGGAGCCTCCTTTGAAATTTACGACTGAAACAACTTGCAGCTTGTCGCCGGCGCGGCGCCCCGGCAGATAAGTCCCTTGCTTTTTGGCATTGGCATCAAGCGTTTGACGGATCTCCCAGACGTCCTCCAAGCTGTAACGCCGGTGATTACCAGCAGTCAGTTCGACATCCTGGATTTTCCCCTCGCGATGAAGCTTGCGTAGGTAGGTATGATCCACACCAAGAAGTTCTGCTGCCTCTCCGCTCGTGAGAATGCGCATGGACTTTCTTGCGTCTGGAGGAAAGTGAACTTCCCTCTGGGCATGCAGATTCGCCGCAAGAAGCTCCGCGTACCGACCAATCGCGATATCAAGATCGTGCTCTGTCTCGCTCATGTCCCGCCTGAAACGTGGGCGCGGTTTTTTTCTTACCACGCGTTATTTTTCGAGACTATCCATCACAACAGCAGAGTCGCGCAAGCATTTTTTCTTTGCGTGTGGGAGAAGTTGCTATGGTTCGCTGTTGCAATGACTGAAAAGCAAAAAAATCGAGGCAGCTATCCTTTGGTATCAGCGAAAAACCTTGCGACGTCACTATCTGTGGGCGTTAGGTCTTGAGTGGCTCAAAGCTACGCGGCTTCGGTGGACGAACTCTGGCATGGCCCGCGATGAACGCGTTTGTTCAGAAACCCTGATGAAGAAAATCTAACGCGCGCGTGATCTGTTCGGATTGCACCGCCAGCGAGCCGACCTGCTGACGTAGAAGTCCTGCTGGCACCGCTGAGAGGAACTGGGTGACCATGACATGCGGGCGTTCAGCAATGTCGAAGACCGGGTTCAGAACCGACATTGGTCGAGGTGCTTGCGCGAGCGGCATCAGCGGCACGACCACGCGCGTGTTCAAACCATCCAATAGATCGGATTGAACATCCAACAGAAAACCGTCACCGGAAAGTGCTGGGTATAGCGTGAACCGGCTCATCAGAATGGCTTGTAGCGTTCAAGCGGGAGGCCGTTTTCTTCGACCCAAGCGTTCGACGCCGCCAAGGCTGTGGCATTCTCGCGTTGCCAGCGTTCTGCTTGTGCATGGCGGACGGCTTGACGCAAGCCTGCTTCTGCAGCGCGAGACAGATTGATGTTAAGTGCCCGCGCTTCAGCCAGCAACGTTTGGTCTAGCGAAAGGTTTGCCGGTTTGCGCACACCATCAGTTTGGATAGGGGGCATTAGACTTCTCCATCAATGCGCCCACATTATGCGCATAATAGATGCGCGGCAAGGGCGAAGGATTCAGCTGGAATGCGCTTAGTTCGCCTTTAGTTCTGATCTGCGACCAAACCGTATCTCCCCAGGATGCGGGCTCG
This genomic interval from Paracoccus sp. MBLB3053 contains the following:
- the repC gene encoding plasmid replication protein RepC — encoded protein: MDYIPLSPFMRPISYGRMQGQNTNSLTTKPFRPQNKWELFRELSKAKAAFDLSERDLTVLQGLISYFPHDELADGSEMVVFPSNKSICERLNGMADSTMRRHLANLVSAGIIARRDSPNGKRYCRNDKKSRVAFGFDLSPLLHRSVEIRQAADTARQGEEEIRRLREALSLMRRDLIALAAHGADIQPELSLWPDIHELITTTNRQWRRKLSLEDLLALQQQFSQRLAKAKQALTDAH
- the repB gene encoding plasmid partitioning protein RepB, which gives rise to MSRKPRLGQVNPALSTLFSAPDVQGARRLRGGISELDAGQIEIDGRLSDRLDLDVDGLKNSIEQNGQRVPVLVRPLAGDRYRLIYGRRRLEACRLLGKPVRAIVAELDDEQALKDQLIENLERRDLSFIERALVASALLDGNQLESAERTNKSVAEILGLTEAGVSQLLSVVRAVGEDLIQVIGPAPGIGRPRWEELKKSISADPSDRSRLIEAALRAKRTALPSQQSSDDAFLAVLSEAGKPTQVRIAPSANAPSLHIDGVGSAIIKTSSRGKRLKLDLQTTEPDFIKWIELNASTLINELHKRWKRKED
- the repA gene encoding plasmid partitioning protein RepA, yielding MSETEHDLDIAIGRYAELLAANLHAQREVHFPPDARKSMRILTSGEAAELLGVDHTYLRKLHREGKIQDVELTAGNHRRYSLEDVWEIRQTLDANAKKQGTYLPGRRAGDKLQVVSVVNFKGGSGKTTTSAHLAQRLALKGFRVLAIDLDPQASLSALHGIQPEIDLMEGGTLYDAVRYSEPVPISDVIRKTYIHGLDLIPGNLELMEFEHETPAAIQRGGARAFFTRVRDVIDEVEADYDVVVIDCPPQLGFLTMSALSASTGVLVTVHPQMLDLMSMSQFLRMTSDLLGVIREAGANLNYDWLRFLPTRYKVGDAPQTEVIAFIRSLFGRSVLVNHMVESTAISDAGLTKQTLYEVDRKDFTRTTFDRAIDSMNAVNDEITQLIQRNWGRDV
- a CDS encoding CcdB family protein, which encodes MSRFTLYPALSGDGFLLDVQSDLLDGLNTRVVVPLMPLAQAPRPMSVLNPVFDIAERPHVMVTQFLSAVPAGLLRQQVGSLAVQSEQITRALDFLHQGF
- a CDS encoding type II toxin-antitoxin system CcdA family antitoxin, translating into MPPIQTDGVRKPANLSLDQTLLAEARALNINLSRAAEAGLRQAVRHAQAERWQRENATALAASNAWVEENGLPLERYKPF